From a region of the Apibacter sp. B3706 genome:
- a CDS encoding SPFH domain-containing protein produces MGIILLFVLFILFFLGAPIFVVKQQTSVIIERFGKFNSSRNAGINFKVPFIDKIAGRVNLKIQQLDVMIETKTKDNVFVHLKVSVQYHVVQTAVYDAFYKLQNPYEQITSYVFDVVRAEVPKLRLDDVFERKDDIAIAVKSELQEAMQSYGHSIVKALVTDIDPDEQVKQAMNRINSAEREKVAAEYEAEAERIKIVAKAKAEAESKQLQGKGIADQRREIARGLEESVKVLNGVNINSQEASSLIVVTQHYDTLSSIGASSRSNLILLPNNPSAASDMLTNTITSFVASQKVSDQLNDKRSM; encoded by the coding sequence ATGGGTATTATACTACTATTTGTTCTATTTATATTATTTTTTTTAGGCGCGCCTATATTTGTTGTAAAGCAACAAACATCAGTAATAATTGAAAGATTTGGAAAATTTAATTCCTCACGAAATGCTGGGATTAATTTTAAAGTTCCTTTCATAGATAAGATCGCAGGAAGAGTTAATTTAAAAATCCAGCAATTGGATGTAATGATTGAAACAAAAACAAAAGATAATGTATTTGTTCACCTTAAAGTTTCAGTCCAATATCATGTAGTTCAAACAGCTGTGTATGATGCATTTTACAAATTACAAAATCCATACGAACAAATCACTTCTTATGTTTTTGATGTAGTACGTGCTGAAGTTCCTAAATTACGGTTAGATGATGTATTTGAAAGAAAAGATGACATAGCAATTGCTGTTAAAAGTGAATTGCAAGAAGCGATGCAGAGCTATGGGCACAGCATTGTAAAAGCCTTAGTTACAGATATAGATCCGGATGAGCAAGTTAAACAAGCAATGAATCGTATAAATTCAGCAGAAAGAGAAAAGGTTGCTGCAGAATATGAAGCAGAAGCAGAGCGTATAAAAATTGTAGCTAAAGCCAAAGCAGAAGCAGAAAGTAAACAATTACAAGGAAAAGGTATTGCTGATCAAAGGAGAGAAATCGCACGAGGTTTAGAGGAATCAGTTAAAGTATTAAACGGAGTAAATATAAACTCACAAGAGGCCTCTTCTTTAATTGTAGTTACTCAACATTACGATACATTAAGCTCGATAGGAGCCAGTTCTCGATCTAATTTAATATTGCTGCCCAATAATCCGAGTGCAGCAAGTGATATGTTAACTAATACAATCACTTCTTTTGTAGCTTCACAAAAAGTTAGCGATCAATTAAATGATAAACGATCCATGTAA